The Prevotella sp. E9-3 genome has a window encoding:
- a CDS encoding ELWxxDGT repeat protein: protein MRKTFLLLAMGLAASTGMKAQTLPEGMEMLTPEGVTVTTMTDRSFDKSKNIVISGSAQAGWKVFFTAKEDTHGEELWVSDGTPAGTKMVKDIYPGAVSSNVQYITRFNDKVVFQATGNDEDGCELWISDGTEAGTYMLMDINEIGDSNPAGFTQVNETQFIFGAIDFESMTYGDEEQRWLWVSDGTAEGTKLLKDCWVKYPGTHTANDQYHFCRVGRKVFFKGDTKDGEFTETLWVTDGTEAGTIMLGDINTTVVDENTGKTNSAQLDWMTNVNNKWLFFKAVSEEYGSEPWYSDGTPEGTRMIGDFTEGENANGIKNGDGAFTTCVMGDYVYYRGMSPDNSYGIELIRTDGTKEGTSLVLDINKVPNETGTNSGVPDVFPYCVFDGYVWGKGQWGVNTSYDFCRGLEIFYTDGTPEGSAMHSDLNPGTGAGAQWEGTVCGGSMYFRGQNQVPAGTQTWELFRLDNKADEMPVLVMDLAEGIDYVHTLRNFNNDLVFTSVAYPRLFKYHYRKPGFNADKDMPSMELDFDGMSNVYNGHATAIQAVKDNGKALVTVKRGSGALTLQTTEGVNGYQLCDVSGRTLARVKHVGTEVVVPTIGMTHGVYVVKVATQTRREITVKITL from the coding sequence ATGAGAAAGACATTTCTACTTTTAGCAATGGGTCTTGCCGCCAGTACCGGCATGAAAGCCCAGACACTTCCTGAAGGCATGGAGATGCTTACACCTGAGGGTGTGACAGTAACCACAATGACCGACCGTTCCTTTGACAAGTCGAAGAATATTGTCATTTCCGGCAGTGCACAAGCTGGATGGAAGGTATTCTTCACTGCCAAGGAAGATACTCACGGCGAAGAACTATGGGTGTCGGACGGAACGCCTGCCGGCACGAAGATGGTGAAAGACATCTACCCTGGCGCCGTCAGCTCGAACGTGCAGTACATCACCCGTTTCAACGACAAAGTGGTGTTCCAGGCCACGGGCAACGACGAGGACGGTTGTGAGCTGTGGATATCGGACGGCACAGAGGCCGGCACCTATATGCTGATGGACATCAACGAGATAGGCGACTCCAACCCTGCCGGTTTCACGCAGGTGAACGAGACACAGTTCATCTTCGGTGCCATCGACTTCGAGAGTATGACCTACGGTGACGAGGAACAGCGCTGGCTGTGGGTAAGTGACGGTACCGCCGAGGGCACTAAGCTGCTGAAGGACTGCTGGGTGAAATATCCTGGCACGCACACGGCTAACGACCAGTACCACTTCTGCCGCGTAGGCCGCAAGGTGTTCTTCAAGGGCGACACGAAGGACGGTGAGTTCACCGAGACGCTGTGGGTGACCGACGGCACCGAGGCAGGCACCATCATGCTGGGCGATATCAATACGACCGTCGTCGATGAGAACACGGGCAAGACCAACAGTGCCCAGCTCGACTGGATGACGAACGTGAACAACAAGTGGCTCTTCTTCAAGGCCGTGTCGGAAGAATACGGTTCGGAGCCCTGGTACTCTGACGGCACGCCCGAGGGCACCCGCATGATAGGCGACTTCACCGAGGGCGAGAATGCCAATGGCATCAAGAACGGTGACGGTGCGTTTACCACCTGTGTGATGGGCGACTATGTCTATTACCGCGGTATGTCGCCCGACAACTCGTATGGTATAGAGCTGATTCGTACCGACGGCACCAAGGAAGGCACCTCGCTGGTGCTCGACATCAACAAGGTGCCCAACGAAACCGGCACCAATAGTGGTGTGCCCGACGTGTTCCCCTACTGCGTCTTCGACGGCTATGTATGGGGTAAGGGCCAGTGGGGAGTAAACACCTCCTATGACTTCTGCCGTGGCCTGGAGATTTTCTATACCGACGGTACTCCCGAAGGCTCGGCCATGCACAGCGACCTGAACCCCGGAACGGGTGCCGGCGCCCAGTGGGAGGGCACCGTATGCGGCGGTTCGATGTATTTCCGCGGACAGAACCAAGTACCTGCCGGTACACAGACCTGGGAGCTGTTCCGTCTGGACAACAAAGCCGATGAGATGCCTGTGCTGGTGATGGATCTGGCCGAGGGCATCGACTACGTGCACACGTTGCGCAACTTCAACAACGACCTCGTGTTCACCTCCGTGGCCTATCCGCGCCTGTTTAAGTACCACTATCGCAAGCCTGGCTTCAATGCCGATAAGGATATGCCCTCCATGGAGCTCGACTTCGACGGTATGTCGAACGTCTATAATGGTCATGCCACGGCTATCCAGGCCGTCAAGGACAACGGCAAGGCCCTCGTCACCGTCAAGCGTGGCAGCGGTGCGCTGACACTTCAGACCACCGAGGGTGTCAACGGCTATCAGTTGTGTGATGTCTCCGGCCGTACCCTTGCCCGTGTAAAGCACGTAGGCACAGAGGTCGTCGTTCCTACCATCGGCATGACTCATGGTGTCTATGTCGTCAAGGTTGCTACACAGACAAGACGTGAAATCACCGTTAAGATAACGTTATGA